One window of Vanessa cardui chromosome 5, ilVanCard2.1, whole genome shotgun sequence genomic DNA carries:
- the LOC124529851 gene encoding uncharacterized protein LOC124529851: protein MRTGFLNTYGSPDCAQELRKTYSIDVELKRLTIDIVALQETRTEDEGSLRGANYTFYWKGKSSSETREHGVGFAVRNQLINAIETPVGVSERIMFMRLNTKSGFVTLISAYAPTLNSKPETKDQFYDQLEETVRRVNPTDRLHILGDFNARVGQDTSAWPECLGAHGIGKLNDNGQRLLEFCSKHQLCVTNTFFKGKMMRKVSWMHPRSKHWHQLDLALSRRRDLRETLHTRAFHSADCDTDHSLVATKVRLVPRRVHSSKPLGRKKINLFKTRDMEVVESFGRLVREEVATWDKNEEHLVPLIDSKRQAALNFRLNPCDATREDLTKAKAALQRSTRFFANAYWTELCQSIQACASAGDTGGVYAGIKRALGPTPKKTAPLKEIDGSVITDSTRQMARWVEHYKVLYSCPVDIKPDAVELVPKLATWHELDAAPTVEELYLAVKQLKCGKSPGKDDVVTEVVKLECLLPILHNHLAKCWEENYVPQDMRDANIVTLYKGKGDRGDCNCYRGISLLSIVGKAFARAILGKLQRLADRVYPEAQCGFRYQRSTVDMIFSLRQLQEKCREQHTPLVVAFVDLNKAFDSVSREGLYSVLVRIGCPPKLLRIVQSFHEGMEVTVLHNGNISTPFDVRCVVRQGCVLAPTLFGIFFSVLLKVAFGDEQQGVHLHTRTDGKLYNISMLKSKRYREDLFVDSLLFADDAAFVAHDQAQLQNLIDKFARACHLFSMSINCKKTVILAQGCLEQPVILLNGEPLQVVNKFCYLGSQLSSNLSLDAEIDSRIGKAASTFGRLRSRAWDNRHLTVKTKMLVYQSCVLSTLLYGAETWTTYAKQERRLNTFHLRCLRNILGITWKDRVTNESVLGEAQLPSITAILKKKRLRWLGHVHRMEHIRLPRQILLGQVADAKRSVGRPMLRYKDCAKRDMVAFNIPSSRWEELAEDRAKWRRLIHAGQSKHDDAWFKVLKEKRVRRHERASNPRPPGGAYTCRECGRRILSRIGLFSHERKCCLNHLS from the exons GAAGACGAAGGATCTTTGCGTGGAGCTAACTACACTTTCTACTGGAAAGGCAAGAGTTCCTCAGAAACACGAGAGCATGGTGTAGGTTTCGCGGTTCGAAACCAACTCATCAACGCCATAGAGACACCTGTAGGCGTTTCCGAGCGGATTATGTTCATGCGTCTAAACACAAAAAGCGGCTTTGTCACTCTAATTTCCGCTTACGCACCAACGCTTAATTCAAAACCAGAGACCAAGGACCAATTCTATGACCAGCTCGAAGAGACAGTACGTAGGGTAAATCCAACTGACAGACTGCACATtttgggtgactttaatgctcgcGTCGGTCAGGACACATCAGCCTGGCCTGAATGCCTCGGTGCACACGGCATAGGTAAGCTAAACGACAACGGACAACGATTGTTGGAGTTTTGCTCAAAGCACCAGCTGTGTGTCACCAACACCTTTTTTAAAGGCAAAATGATGCGGAAAGTCTCGTGGATGCATCCTCGATCTAAACACTGGCACCAATTAGACCTTGCTCTGTCAAGAAGGAGGGACCTGCGGGAAACGCTCCACACGCGGGCGTTTCACAGTGCCGATTGCGACACCGATCACAGTCTCGTTGCTACTAAAGTTCGACTTGTCCCCAGGAGAGTCCATTCTTCCAAGCCGCTCGGTCGAAAAAAGATAAATCTTTTTAAGACTCGTGACATGGAGGTAGTGGAATCTTTTGGGAGACTTGTCCGTGAAGAAGTTGCAACTTGGGACA AAAACGAAGAGCACTTAGTTCCCTTGATTGACTCAAAACGCCAAGCCGCTTTAAATTTTCGCCTCAACCCTTGCGATGCGACGCGTGAAGATCTCACGAAGGCAAAAGCCGCACTCCAGCGCAGCACGCGCTTTTTTGCAAATGCGTACTGGACGGAGCTTTGCCAAAGCATCCAAGCGTGCGCAAGCGCGGGGGATACTGGCGGGGTTTACGCAGGCATCAAAAGAGCTCTTGGACCTACACCAAAAAAGACGGCACCTCTCAAAGAAATCGACGGTTCTGTTATAACAGACAGCACTCGTCAGATGGCAAGATGGGTAGAACATTACAAGGTTCTCTACTCGTGCCCAGTGGACATTAAGCCAGATGCGGTGGAGCTTGTCCCGAAACTGGCAACTTGGCACGAGCTAGACGCCGCACCCACCGTAGAGGAACTTTATCTGGCCGTCAAGCAGCTCAAATGCGGAAAGAGTCCTGGTAAAGACGATGTTGTCACCGAAGTCGTCAAGCTTGAGTGCCTCTTGCCCATCCTCCACAACCACCTGGCTAAGTGTTGGGAAGAAAACTACGTCCCTCAGGATATGCGAGATGCTAACATTGTCACTCTTTATAAAGGCAAAGGCGACCGCGGCGACTGCAACTGTTACCGCGGAATATCTCTTCTTAGCATCGTCGGTAAGGCCTTTGCTAGGGCCATTTTAGGCAAACTACAAAGGCTCGCCGATCGCGTATACCCTGAGGCACAATGTGGTTTTAGGTACCAACGGTCAACTGTCGACATGATATTTTCACTCAGACAGCTACAAGAGAAGTGTAGGGAGCAACATACACCCCTAGTCGTTGCATTTGTAGACCTAAATAAGGCCTTTGACTCCGTGAGCAGAGAGGGGTTATACTCGGTTCTTGTCAGAATTGGATGCCCCCCGAAACTCCTAAGGATAGTGCAATCGTTCCACGAAGGTATGGAAGTCACAGTCCTGCACAATGGCAACATATCTACGCCATTTGACGTACGCTGTGTCGTTCGTCAAGGTTGTGTACTGGCCCCTACCTTGTTCGGAATATTCTTCTCGGTGCTTCTGAAGGTTGCTTTTGGGGATGAACAGCAGGGCGTCCACTTACACACGCGAACTGATGGTAAGCTGTACAACATCTCAATGCTCAAGTCCAAACGCTACAGGGAGGACCTATTTGTAGATAGTCTTCTCTTCGCTGACGACGCTGCCTTTGTTGCTCATGACCAGGCTCAACTCCAGAACCTAATAGACAAATTTGCCAGAGCTTGCCACCTTTTTTCAATGTCCATAAATTGTAAGAAGACCGTTATTTTAGCGCAAGGATGTTTAGAACAACCAGTCATCTTGCTTAACGGCGAACCTCTGCAGGTGGTTAACAAATTTTGCTACCTTGGGTCGCAATTGTCGAGCAATCTCTCGCTTGATGCAGAGATCGACTCCCGCATCGGCAAAGCAGCCTCCACGTTCGGGAGGCTCCGTTCAAGGGCTTGGGACAACAGACACCTTACGGTAAAAACGAAAATGCTTGTTTACCAATCATGTGTCCTAAGCACACTCTTGTATGGAGCAGAAACGTGGACAACGTACGCAAAACAAGAACGCCGACTGAACACATTTCACTTGCGCTGTCTTCGAAACATTCTGGGCATCACGTGGAAGGATCGAGTGACAAACGAGTCTGTCCTAGGCGAGGCACAACTGCCTAGCATCACGgccattctaaaaaaaaaacggttacgGTGGCTGGGACACGTGCATCGAATGGAGCACATTCGTCTGCCAAGGCAAATACTGCTGGGACAGGTTGCGGATGCGAAAAGGTCTGTTGGGCGGCCTATGCTCCGTTACAAAGATTGCGCTAAGCGTGATATGGTTGCGTTTAACATCCCTAGCAGCCGATGGGAGGAACTGGCCGAGGACCGTGCCAAGTGGCGACGCCTTATTCACGCAGGTCAATCAAAGCATGACGATGCCTGGTTTAAAGTTCTTAAGGAAAAACGCGTTAGGCGTCATGAGCGGGCTTCAAACCCCCGCCCACCCGGGGGCGCATACACTTGTCGGGAGTGCGGCCGAAGGATCCTCTCTCGCATTGGTCTCTTTAGTCATGAACGCAAGTGCTGCTTAAATCATCTGTCATAG